DNA from Mesorhizobium sp. B2-1-1:
TGATCAGCGTCAGCGTGCCGTCGCCGTCAATGTTGGCCGCCACCACTTCGGAGGCATCAAGTCCATTCGCGGCCAGGACCGAGGAAGCTTCCGGCGATGCGCTGACCGAACGCTGCAGGACGTGAAGGTCTTCCTGGCTGGTCTGGGCAACCACGGTCTCGACCTTGGTCTTGAGGTCGGGTGGCAAGTCCGCCAATGCGACGATGGCTATGTTGGTGAATGTCTGTCCGGTGATGCCCTGGTCGGGGCCGGTCTGACCTGGCACGGCTTCCGGTGCCGGTGCGTCCGGGGGAAGGGGTGCGTTTCGGGACTGAGCATGGGCAGGCAAAGCCAGAGTGAGTGCCGCCAGGATGATGATTGCCTTATTCATGATATCTTCCTTCCTTGTTCGAGGAGGGTCGACCGGGATGACGCGCGACAGGGACAGCAAGCCATCGCCTCGAACAGTGTTGCGTGTTCAAAGCGCGAAGTCCGGATTTGTTCCGGCTCCGATCGAATCCAAGGCAGGGACGAGGACGCATCGCTGCCCTGCCTATGGTCGGGGACCTTTATCGCTGATCGCGTCAAACCGTTCGATGTCGTAGCGCGGACTGATCCGCGCCAGTATCTCGACGGAGGGTTTGGCCGCGTCGGGCTGTTTCCAGCTCAGCTCGAAGGAGAATACGAACCGGCCGCGCTCGATGTCGTGCTGCATTCCGAGAAAGCGCCAGCGATAGCCCAGCGGTTGAACCAGCGCGTCGAGGTCAGGCGGAACGCCGTTCGCCGACGAGATCGCCAGGATCGCATGATGGGTTCGTGGGACCCACAGATCGACCTGCTTCAGCACCTGAAGCGTTATCAACGTCAAAACCGTCCCCGCTGTGCCAAGTGCCAGTTGCCCGCCGCCGAAGGCGAGGCCGATTGCGGTCATGACCCACAAGGTGGCGGCCGTGGTGACACCCGTCACGAAATCGCCGCGGCGGAGAATGGCTCCGCCGCCAATGAAACCGACACCCGTCAGCACGCCCAGCGGAAAACGGAGCACGTCCATCACACTGAACGAATCGGGGCCCTTGCCGCCCACCTCGAGCAGGATATTGGCCTGCATCATCGCGATCGCGGCCGCCAGGCCGACCAGGATGGTTGTTCTGAGCCCGGCGGTGTGGCCGCGGGCTTCCCTGTTCATTCCGATGATCACGCCGGCAACAAAAGCAAGAGCCAGGCGCAGGGCTAGGTCGGTCAAGGTTGGATGAAGCGGCATGGTCATAGCGGGGACGACTCACGCAACGGGCTCGTTCTCCAACACCGCGGAGCGTTCGATGGTTCCCTAGGTGGAAGGTGAAGCTTCTTGTCGGGTTCAGGCAACCCACGACGTCCCGCTGCGTTTGGCACAGAACGCACTCGGGAGATCTTTCCATGCCGCTCACCGCCTTTGCGCTCAATTGCACCTTGAAGGCCTCCGACGACGCCGAGAAATCGTCCACGGACCGCCTGCTGGCGGATCTGCTGGCGGCAATGGTGCCGCATGGGGTCCGCGGCGAGATTGTTCGCGCCCTCGACCATGACGTCAAACCCGGCGTGCTGTCGGACATGGGCGAGGGAGACGGTTGGCCGCAGCTCCGCAGGAAGATCCTCGACGCCGACATCTTCGTGCTGGGCCTGCCCATCTGGCTCGGCCAGCCGTCGAGTGTCGCCAAGCGCATCCTGGAGCGCATGGATGCGTTTCTATCGGAGACCGACAAACAAGGCCGGATGCCGGCCGCCGGCAAGGTCGCGATCGTGGCGATCGTCGGCAATGAAGACGGCGCTCACGCCTGTCACGCGGCGTGCTTTCAGGCGCTAAACGACGTCGGCTTCACGATTCCTGCCAATGGCGGCGTGTATTGGGTTGGGCAGGCTATGGGCGACGTCAACTATGTCGACCTGCCCGGAACGCCGGAAGCCGTGGTCGAGATGATCGAAATGACGGCTTCGAATGCGGCCCATCTGGCCAGCGTGCTGAAGGAAAGGCAGTATCGCGGCGTCGGAAAGTGAAGAGATTTTCGTGGCGGCACAGAGTGCCCGTTGCCCTGACACCATCGGCCACTCGATGGTTGCCGGGCGCCAGCAAGATCAGTGTCGGCGCCCTTGGGGTCAGGGCTCGTCAAAAGGCCCGGCTCGCCTGGCCAGATCGCGCGATATGGCACCTTCCTCTTCGTCATCGGGCAATGCCTCGTCGCTGTTCTGGTAGGCGTTGTCATCGTCCTCCTCCGGCAGGTCGCCTTCCTTCTCGACGTCGACGACGGCGTCGACATTGTCGGACACCTTGTCTGGAAGAACCCCGCCGCCCTTGATTGCATCCCAGTCCGCCTGCTGGATTGCCGGGGCTTCAGTTTCGTCCCGTTGTTCGGATCGTTGCTTCTTGCGCGGTTCCATCTCATGTCTCCGATATGAACGGGTGCCTCATGTGGCCCCTTTGTCACCAGGTGTCGCTTTCCGCCGCCAGAACTCGGCTATCCTGATGGGTCGTGGAATCGGAAAGGCTAACGGATAACCGCCGACCCGGCCCATTGTTCCTCTCAGCGGGATCGGTTGGTGTTCCGCCTTGGGCCTGGGATGCAGCATCGCGGGGTAGCCGCCGCATTCGCGCAACCAATCCCGCATTACCTCGTTTTGCCTTTGAGACCGCCCTTGAACTTTACCGATTGGAAATCTCAGAGACACTCAAATGAACCCTTCAGCCGAGCCCCGATCACCGTCGGGAAACAATCTCCATATTCAGCCTTTCCATGGAACGGTGACTGTCAGATTCTCCGACGCCATCATCGCCTCCACCGAACATGCGCTGCAGGTCCAGGAAACGGGGAGGGATCCTGTGTTCTACATCCCGTTCCAGGACATCTATTTCGACCTGCTCGAGAAAACCGATACCACCTCGATATCGCCAAAAGGCACTGCGAGCTATTGGCGCGTGCATGCCGTTGGCGGATCGGCGGATGATTTCATGTGGGCGTATGAAGAGCCCGAGGCGCCTGTCCGGGTGCTTGCTCGCCACGCCGCCTTCGATCCCGGCAAGGCTCGCATAGACGCCGATCCCGCTGAAGACGAGCGCCACACGCCTCACATAGTGGAATAGCAGGACAGCGGCAGGATTTATCCAAGGGAACCGATTCCATTGGGTTGTCGTGCGATGACACCGGGCCCAGGTCGCCTTCACGCTGCGCGGTCTTCGTCGAGAATGCGCAGGCCCTCTTCAAATTTCGCGAGGGGAATCCCGGCCCGCCGCGCTTGCCACAGGTTGTCGGCCAGATCCGCACGCTTGACCGGCCGCGCCAGGGGATTTGACGCAGCCCGGCGCACGAAAGCGATTTCATTCTCGCCAGGCCTCTTCGTCAGCGCATCGACCGCAGCGACAATCGAGGGACCAAACCCCGCCGATTTCAGCCTTGTCCTTGTCCAGCCTTCCCCTTTTTCGAGGACGTCATGCAGATAAGCCACGATCTTCTGGTCAAGGGTTTCGACCGTGTCGACCACGCGCCTGCAGTGTTCGATATAGGGTTGCCCGGTCTTGTCGGTCTGCGATCGATGCGCGTCCTCGGCAATCTTGGCCGCGCGGTAGAGCATGCTCATTGCCAGCCTCCCTTCATTCAATCTGTTCGAACCCGCATTGCCGGGGCGCCTTGTCCGGCCGCCATCGCAGCAGTTTCGTTCCATGGCGAAACCGATTGCCGGTGACGTGATCGAAACGGACTTCGACCACCAACTCCGGCCGCACGGGCTCCCACTCCCCGCTGCGTTCGGTGCTCCAGCGGCTCGGCCCGCCGGGAGCCTTGCCGGTAAAGCCGGGTCCGCCTCTCAGGTTCTCGAGCTTCGCGGTAATTTCTGCCCTGTCGTCCTTGCCGATCGTCGACGTAAACCCGACATGGTCGAGTTTGCCGTGGTCGTCATAGAGACCGAGCAGCAGGGATCCGACCTGGCTGCTGCCCGTCAGGTAGCGGAACCCGCCGACGACACAGTCCGCGGTGCGCAGCCGCTTCACCTTGATCATGGTGCGCTCGCCCGGCCGATAAGGGTCCATCAGCAGTTTGGCGACAACTCCATCGGTGGAGCCGTGGCCGGCCTCGCCCAGCCAGCGCCTGGCGGTGGTCACGTCGGTGGTGCGCGGCGACAACCGCAACGAGGAAACGCCCGACCTCATGACGAAGCGCTCAATCGCGGCCCGTCGTTCCGTCAAGCTCTTGTCGAGCATGATCCCCCCGTCCGGATCGGCGAGAATATCGAACAGGACGAGACGGGCCGGGGTTTGCGCGCTCAGCATGCGAATCCTGCTTTCGGCAGGGTGAAGCCGCATCTGCAAGGCCTCGAAGGAAGGATCGCCATTCACCTCGATGACTATCTCGCCGTCAAGAACGAAAGACTGGGTATCGAGATCGCGCAACAGTGTCGTTATTTCCGGAAAATACCGGCCGAGCGGCTTGCCGGACTTGGCCCTGAGATCGACGCTTGCGGCGCCTTTGAAGGCCAGGCAGCGGAATCCGTCCCACTTCGGCTCATACTGCCAGAGACCGTCGTCGCCCGGCAGTGCGTCGGCCGCCTTGGCCTCCATGGGGCGGGTATCCAAAGGCAGCGGAAAAGCAGCGGCCACGGCCTCTACCACCGCTCTTCGGCGTCGTGGTGCGGCAGGTCCACACCGCAGCATGTCCATCCGAGCCGTTGCGCGGATCCGTAATTGTAGCCTGGCTCGAGATCGGCGGGATCGTCGAAGGTTCCGACATGCAGGGCGATCTCATCCGGCGATGCATCGTAGGCCAACGCGATGGGCGATCCGCAGTCGCGGCAGAAGCTTCTTTGTGCGATGGGTGATGACCTGCGGCCGAAAGGCTTGTTGGAAAGCCATTGCAAGCTGGCCGATGGTACCCACGCCAGGACTGCAAACGCACTGCCGGTCGAGCGTCGGCACATGTCGCAGTGGCAATAGTGAGCGCGCGGCCTGGAGATGGTGCGATAGCGGACGTTGCCGCACAGGCACCCCCCGGTTCGTTCTCTCATTTCTTGCTGCGCGACCATTGGCCGATCTCTCGAACCTCGATGCTGGTCAACGTTCCACCGATGATGTGGTTTCCGAGAGCCCGAGGGGAACGAGTTTCGCTGCCTCGCGTTTGGTCGGCACTCGAGAAACTGGGGACTAGCGCAAGGATGTCGACTTGAACGGAACCCCTATGCGGCTGGCATGTGCGTTCAGGTATCCGTCCCTGGCCGCCTTGTGCCGGCTCGACGCCGAAGACGACAAAGCGGGTCGCTGCTGATGTCGGCTCCGGGTCTGGCATATGGACCTCTGGGCGATCATTGTGCCCATCTGTGTGTCGACATGCAGCGGCTGTTCGCCGAGCCGTCGGAGTGGGCGACACCCTGGATCACCCGTGTCCTTCCCCGGATCGTCAGCCTTGCCGAAAGATATCCTTCACAAACGATCTTCACTCGCTTCCTTCCGGCGCGACGCCCGGGGCAGGGCACCGGCACCTGGAAGCGGTACTATGAACGCTGGGCATCGATGACCATCGACAGGATCGGCGAGGAGATGATCGAACTCCTGCCGCCGCTGGCGGCATGCTGCCCGCCGGCGATCGTTGTCGACAAGCACATCTACTCACCGTGGCCCGAAGGGCATCTGCACACGCTGCTTTCATCCCGCCGGATCGACACTCTCGTCATCACCGGCGGCGAGACCGACGTCTGCGTTCTGGCGACAGTGCTTGGCGCGATCGATATCGGCTACCGCGTGGTTCTGGTGACGGATGCCCTGTGCAGCTCTTCGGATGCAACACACGACGCGCTGATGACCGTCTATCATCAGCGGTTCGCGCAGCAGGTCGAAACGGTCGAGATGGAGACGGTTCTTTCCAACTGGACCTGATCTCGAAGCAATGTCCAGGTCAGGCGCTCAGGTCGATCAAGGCGATGCCGAGATCGGCGTGTTTCGTGCGGCGCAGATGAGCGGGGGACTCGACCAGTGTGACCTCCAGGGTCGGTCGCACCACGCCGCCCAGCAGATGTCCGCCCCGCGTCGCTCCGTCGCTCAGTCCGAGCACGGCATGCAGGTGGAGGCTGGGCTTGCCGTCATCGCCCAAGGCAATGTCGCCGATCGCGCTGAGAACCTCGCACTGCTCGTTGACCGGTATCTTGCGATAGTCCTTTGCCTCGAAATCGAACCAACCGACCGCTGCTCGCTCGAACGCGCCGAGCGCGGTCAGCGATGCGCCGTCGATCTGTTCTTCGCTGGCAAAGGCAGTGAGCACGCCAATCGCCTCTTCGCCAGGCTCGAGCACCACCACGAAGGTCCTCTGTCCCGCGACTTTCGAAACCAGTTTCGATTTCATTGCCGTTGTCCTGTGGCCAAGGTGCAGAAACCTTGGCGGTGAATTTTCAGGCCGGCCCACTTATTCGAACGAACCGTTCGCGTCCCGGTTCCATATTGCGGCAGGCGCGCGGCGTCGAAGCGGCTGGCAGTATCCGCCCGAACGCCTACCCCTCAGCCTTGAAGTTCTTGGCTTCCTTTTTCACCTCTTTCCTGTCGTTGTCGTGCTTGCGGATAAGATCTTTCGCCTGCTTGGGCGAGACGTCGGTCGTTTCGGCCAGATGCACGGCTTCGCGATCTTCGTCTTGTGGCCGGATCTTTTCCTTGGCCATCGGTCTGTCTCCTTTTTTCCGTGTCATGGGACGTAACCAGACAAGCGCCGCCCGGTTCCATGAAACTGCCTTGCTCGAAGGAGCGCCTGCCTCGGTAGAAGCTATTTCGCGGAGGAACTCGACTTGGGAGAGCGCAGCAAAAGTGCGAGCGGCACGAGCAGGGCGGTCGCGATCGCGGAGTAGCGAAACAAGTCCACGTAAGCCAGAAGCGTCGCCTGCCGGCCTATCGTCTGGCCAATCCAGCCGACCGCCTGGACTTTCGCCTCGACCGCGGGCGAGCCCTGAGCGACGAAATAGTCAGTCATGCGCCGAAGCATCTGCTGATAGACAGGCGAGGACTGCGCCGTGTTGCCGATCAGATGGGTCTGATGCAGTTGTGCGTTCTGCGCCACGACGGTGTTGGAGAGCGATACGCCGACGCTGCCGCCGATATTGCGGGCGACATTGATCAGCGCCGAGGCCTGGTTGGTCTTTTGCGGCGGCAGGCCGACATAGGCGGCCGTCGAAATGGGGATGAACAGGAAGGGAAGCCCTACCGTGATGAAAATGCGGGCATAGGTGAAATAGCTGAAACCGGCATTCGGCGACAGTGAAGTCAGGTGCCACAATCCCACGGCAACCGCCGACATGCCGATCATGATCAGGTATTTCGGCTGCACGAAGCCGGAGGCGAAGCCGGAAATCGGCATCAGCATCAGCATGGCGATGCCGCCAGGCATCATCGAAAGTCCCGAAAGCGTCGCGGTGTAGTCGAAGGTGGTCTGCTGGAGCTGCGGCAATATCTGCGTTGTGCTGAACAGCACCGCGCCGACCGCCATCATCACCAGGAAGGATGTGCCGAACTGGCGGGTGAAAACCAGCCGCATGTCGACGATCGGATCGCGATGGCGAAACTCCCAGGGGATCAGGAAAAAGAACGAGACGGCCGAGATCACGGCGAATGTCGTGATGAAGCCCGACGCAAACCAGTCGTTGCGCTGGCCCTCGTCAAGGAAGATCTCAAGGGATCCGAGCGCCAGCACGACGAAGATGAAGCCGATCCAGTCGATCTTGAGGCCATCCTTCAGCCTCTCCTGGCGCTCGCGCTCCAGCACGTCTGGTTCGACCAGCAGCCATTGCACAAGGGCCAACGACATGATGCCGAAGGGCACGTTGATGAAGAAGATCCAATGCCAGGAGAAATGGTCGGTCAGCCAGCCGCCGATGGTCGGCCCGACCGTCGGTGCAACGATGACGGCGATGCCGTAGAGCGCGAAGGCCTGCGAGCGTTTTTCGGGCGGGAAAGTATCGGCGAGGATCGATTGCTCGCTGGGCGCCATCCCACCGCCGCCCAGCCCCTGAAGGATGCGAAACAGGATCAGCATTTCCAGGTTCGGCGCGAGGCCGCAGAGCAGCGACGCGAGGGTGAAGGTAGCGACGCAGATCATGTAGTAGCGTTTGCGGCCGATCACGCCGGCGAGCCAGCCGCTGATCGGGATGATGACGGAATTGGCGACCAGATAGGTGGTAATGATCCAGGTGCTTTCGTCCATTCCGGCCGCGAGGCTGCCGGCTATGTTGCGCAGCGCCACATTGGCAATGGACGTATCGAGCACCAGCATGAAGGTGGCGATGGAGACGACGATGGCGATAAGCCAGGGATTGCGCCCGCCCGCGGCGGACCGGCTTTCGCCGGCTTGCGCGGTCGCCTGGCCGGTCATCGCACCTTGACCGTCGGCACGACGGACATGCCGGGCCCGAGCAGCAGGCCGGTCTTCTTGTCGAAGACGATCTTGACGGGCACGCGCTGCACCACCTTGACGAAATTGCCGGTCGCGTTCTCTGCGGGCAGCAGGCTGAAAGCGGTTCCGCTGCCGGCCTGGATGCTGTCGACGTGGCCCCTGAAGGTCTGCTCCGGGTAGGCGTCGATATCGATCTCGACGGGCTGGCCAGGCCGCATAAGGTCGAGTTGTGTTTCCTTGAAGTTGGCCTTCACCCACACGTCCTCGGGCACGAACATCATCAGCACTTGCCCCGGTTGGGCATATGCGCCCACGGCGGCGGATATGTTCGTCGCCCGTCCGGCCACCGGAGCGGTGATCGAGGTGCGGGAAAGCGCGGTGCGGGCCTGCTCTTCGCTGGCATGGGCCTGGTCGAGTTTTGCCGCCACGCTTTTGCGCTGGGCCTCGAGGACGGCGACTTGTCTCTGGGCCGCCACGACGTTCGCCTGCGAGCTGTCGAGCGTCGCCTGGGCCTGGCGAAGCGTCGAGGCAGCCTGTTGCGCCTGCTGCAGCGTTCCGGTTCCCTTGGCAAGCAATTCGCTGTTGCGCTGATTTTCGGCTTTCGCGAAATCAAGCGCTGCCCGGCCTTGCGACACCTGCTTCTGTGCTTGGTCCACCTTGGCCTGCTGCGCTTCAATCTGGGCTGCGATGTCAGCGGTTTCGGCGTCGGCCTGCGCCACCTGCGCCTGAACCTGCTTGAGGGATGCCTGATAATCCCTGTCATCGATGCGCAGCAGGACATCGCCGGCCTTTACGCTCTGATTGTCGGTCACCGCCACATCGGTGATGCGGCCGGCGATTTCGGCACCTATGGTTACGGTACGGGCGTCGATGAAGGCATCGTCGGTCCATTCATACTGTCGCGCCTGGAGCAACCAGATTATCGCTGCGGCCGATGCCAGCAGCAGAACAAGGATGACCGCGGCGGTGACGTAGGGGTGCCGCCTGAGCGAGCCGAACAGGCCCTCTTTGTTCCCGGCGGAAGCATCGAGGTCCTGTTTCGGTTGTGGGCGCGACGAGGCGCGCTTCGGTCGTGCATCGGGGCGACGTTTTGTTTGAGGTCTTTCGTCGACCGGTGCGACGTCTGGAGAGTTCGTGTCCACGTTAGCGGTCCGCGGTAGGGTTGGTGCGGCAAAGGCCGCGTGCTGGAAGGACGTAAATCAACGGACCCGCGTCCGAAAAAGTTCCTGTTTCAGATTGAGCGTTTGTGGCCGGCCGCGCTAGGCGAAGTGCAGCAGCATCATCACCAGCACGATGCCGACAAGTCCCGCAATGAAGATGATACGGCGCGTTCGCGTTCGCAGGATAATCTCGCCTTGCCGCGCATCCTCTGCGGAAAAACAGGCCCCTCCTTGTCGGGATCGTTGCTCATGAGCTGCTCCTTCCGACGAATTTGGAGTGTCTCAGGCAGCTAAACCTGCTCATCCCGGCAAGGTTCCCCAGAAATCACGGGAGCTGACGGCCGGGGTCACGCTTTGCCAGCCGACAAGCGCAAGCCAGTCCGGGCCACGCCGGGCGCGCCATCAGTCGGCCGGCAACGCATAGGCGATCACGTCGTCGCCGACCTTCGTCTCCATGAAATGATGACCGCCGGGCGCGATGACGACATATTGCCGGCCGCCGACCTCATAGGTCATCGGGGTGGTCTGGCCGCCAGCGGGCAGATCCGTCTGCCAGACCACCTTGCCGGTCTTGATGTCGATGGCGCGCAGCTTGTCGTCCGTCGCCGCCGCGATGAAGATCAGGCCGCCGGCGGTCACGAGCGGCCCGCCATTGTTTGGCGTGCCGATATCCAGCGGCAGCATGGACGGGATGCGCCAGGGGCCATTCTCGACCGCCTCGCCGAGCGGCTTGTCCCAGAGCGTCTTGCCTGTCTTCAACTCGATGGCACGGATATGGCCGTAAGGCGGCTCGGAACAAAGCAGCCCCGTCGAGAGGCGCCAGCCCGCGTTGACGGCAATGGCGTACGGCGAACCCATCTGCGGGTCACCCATGTCCTTGGCCCTTTTCGAAGCGCCGCCCTGTTCGATCGACCTGAAGCCTATCTGGTCCGCCTTTTGGCGCGGTATCAACTGATCATAGTTGGGCATGTCGTTGTAATTGGCGACCAGGATGCCGGCATCGGTGTCGACGGCGACGCTTCCCCAGTCGGAGCCGCCATTGTAGCCGGGATATTCGATGAAAGGCTTGTCCACCGTGGGGGGCGTATATTCGCCCTGGTAGGAAGCCTGCCGGAACTGGATGCGGCAGTAGAGCTGGTCGAGCGGGCTCATGCCCCACATATCCTTCTCGGTCAGCACAGGCTGGTCGAGATGGGCATAGCCGGAATAAGGCTGCGTCCTGGACAATTTCTCTGGTTCGACGCCGCCCGACGGCACCGGCCGTTCTTCGACCGGGAACAGCGATTTTCCGGTCTTGCGGTCGAGCACATAGATCTGGCCCTGCTTGCTGGGCACGATGATTGCGGGAACCTTTCCATTGACTGACGGAAAATCGACGAGTGTCGGCTGCGAACCGAGGTCATAGTCCCAAAGGTCGTGATGGACGGTCTGAAAATGCCAGACCGGCTTGCCCGTCGTGACATCGATGGCGACGATTGAGGAATTGTATTGGTTTTCGAAGTCCTTGCGATCGACGCCGTAATAGTCGACGGCGGCGTTGCCGAGCGGCAGGAAGACATAGCCGAGCTGCGGATCGGCGGCGGCTACGGTCCACATGTTCGGCGTGCCGCGCGTGTAGGTATCGCCCTGGGGCGGTGCGCCCGTGCGGTCCGGATGGCCCATGTCCCAAGCCCAGACCAGTCTCCCCGACATCACGTCATAGCCGCGCACGACGCCTGACGGCGCATCCTCGGCCTGGCCGTCCTGCACCTGGGCGCCAAGCACGGCAATGCCGCGCACGACGGTCGGAGGCGCCGTCACCGAATACCAGCCGGGCACGGTCTTGCCGAGCCCCTGGGTGAGATCGACGACGCCCTGCTGGCCGAAATCGCCACATGCCTTCCCGGTCCTGGCGTCGATGGCAATCAGCCTTGCATCGAGCGTGCCCCACAAGATGCGTGTTGCGCATGGTCGATCGGCGCTTGCGCCTGGAACGGCGTAGTAGGCGACGCCCCGGCAACTGGCGCCGTATGGGATGGCGGCGTCGGATACCTTCGGATCATAGCGCCACTCCTCCTTGCCGGTTGCCGCGTTGGCCGAGATGACGATGCCCTTGGCCGAACATGCAAACAGGTGCCCGTCCACTTCGAGGGGGGTGTTTTCCGGGGAGTATTTGTCGGTCGCCGCCTTGCTTGGCATATCGCCCGTGTGGAAATCCCAAACTTTGGTCAGCTTCGCGACGTTGTCGGCGGTGATCTGTTTGAGAGGCGAATAGCGGGTGGCAAGTTCCGAGCCGCCATAGACGGGCCAATTCGGTCCAGCCTGGTGTATCGCGACATCGGGCTGAGGGCTGACCGGAGACTGACCAGATGCGCTTCCTGCGGCGGGTGGCGTGACCGGGGCAACCGGGGATGCCTCCTGGGATTGTGCCGAGGGCGTGAAATGCTGAAGCCCGATCGCGCAGCCGACAATGAAAAGGGCAGCGGATGCGGTCGCGCAGCCGCGGTCGCGAACCCGTTTCGCGTGCCCGGCGCGAAAGGCAGGCAAGGTCAAAAGAACGAAGATCAGGGTGACCGTCGGCGCGAGCACCCGGGGCATCAACCCCCAGCCGTCCATGCCAACTTCCCAATAAGCCCAGGCGAGCGTCGCGATCCAGTTCAGGACGTAGAGCCAGACTCCGGCGGCATTGCCGCTCAAAAGCAAAACACCCGCCGCCAGGAGAGCCACTCCGGTGGGCAAATAGTACCAGGAGCCGCCCAGCGCGACGAGCCAGGCGCCGCCTGCGCCGATCAGCAGACCAAGTATTGCCAGCAGCACACCCACGAACATAGTCCACCAGAAGGCGACGCCGGAGCGACGCCTGTCCGCGAGATTCGGATTGGCAGAAGTCATGACAGCATTTCCATTACGACAGGCTCATGATTGTTTCGAACGCTGGCCGTCCCGCATGGTTGCGATCGGCCGCGGTTTTCGAGGGTGCTCCCAACTCACCATTTTGTGAGCATTCCGCGCCGACGGAACCTTTGTCGCTTTGCCGCCGTTAGGCGCTCGATCCAAAAGCTTGTTCCAAGCGAAAAATCGGCGAGGATGCCGCAGGTCTTTTCCAGCAACGCCAATGGGATTGCCCGCTTCTTTCTGTGGGGTGTTTGCTGTTTCGCGCTTCTGGCGGCCGTCGGCGGCACGGCGTTTTTGCGTTCAGGGTTCGTTACCGGCGTGGGGCAACCGGTGGCCCAGGCCGTTCCGTTCAGCCACAAGCATCATGTCGGCGATATCGGACTGGACTGTCGTTATTGCCACAACGGGGTCGAGACATCAGCCTCGGCGGGGCTGCCGGCGACAGAAGTGTGCATGACCTGTCATTCGCAGCTCTTCACCAATGCCGAGATGTTGGCGCCGGTGCGCGCAAGTCTCGCCTCGGGACAGCCGCTGCAATGGCAGCGGGTCAATTCGGTGCCGGATTTCGTTTACTTCAACCACTCCATCCATATCGCCAAGGGCATCGCCTGCGAGACCTGCCATGGCGCGGTCGACGA
Protein-coding regions in this window:
- a CDS encoding PPC domain-containing DNA-binding protein, whose protein sequence is MKSKLVSKVAGQRTFVVVLEPGEEAIGVLTAFASEEQIDGASLTALGAFERAAVGWFDFEAKDYRKIPVNEQCEVLSAIGDIALGDDGKPSLHLHAVLGLSDGATRGGHLLGGVVRPTLEVTLVESPAHLRRTKHADLGIALIDLSA
- a CDS encoding HD domain-containing protein, which produces MSMLYRAAKIAEDAHRSQTDKTGQPYIEHCRRVVDTVETLDQKIVAYLHDVLEKGEGWTRTRLKSAGFGPSIVAAVDALTKRPGENEIAFVRRAASNPLARPVKRADLADNLWQARRAGIPLAKFEEGLRILDEDRAA
- a CDS encoding HlyD family secretion protein, translating into MAVTDNQSVKAGDVLLRIDDRDYQASLKQVQAQVAQADAETADIAAQIEAQQAKVDQAQKQVSQGRAALDFAKAENQRNSELLAKGTGTLQQAQQAASTLRQAQATLDSSQANVVAAQRQVAVLEAQRKSVAAKLDQAHASEEQARTALSRTSITAPVAGRATNISAAVGAYAQPGQVLMMFVPEDVWVKANFKETQLDLMRPGQPVEIDIDAYPEQTFRGHVDSIQAGSGTAFSLLPAENATGNFVKVVQRVPVKIVFDKKTGLLLGPGMSVVPTVKVR
- a CDS encoding DUF427 domain-containing protein, translated to MTVRFSDAIIASTEHALQVQETGRDPVFYIPFQDIYFDLLEKTDTTSISPKGTASYWRVHAVGGSADDFMWAYEEPEAPVRVLARHAAFDPGKARIDADPAEDERHTPHIVE
- a CDS encoding GFA family protein, coding for MVAQQEMRERTGGCLCGNVRYRTISRPRAHYCHCDMCRRSTGSAFAVLAWVPSASLQWLSNKPFGRRSSPIAQRSFCRDCGSPIALAYDASPDEIALHVGTFDDPADLEPGYNYGSAQRLGWTCCGVDLPHHDAEERW
- a CDS encoding MgtC/SapB family protein is translated as MTMPLHPTLTDLALRLALAFVAGVIIGMNREARGHTAGLRTTILVGLAAAIAMMQANILLEVGGKGPDSFSVMDVLRFPLGVLTGVGFIGGGAILRRGDFVTGVTTAATLWVMTAIGLAFGGGQLALGTAGTVLTLITLQVLKQVDLWVPRTHHAILAISSANGVPPDLDALVQPLGYRWRFLGMQHDIERGRFVFSFELSWKQPDAAKPSVEILARISPRYDIERFDAISDKGPRP
- a CDS encoding flavodoxin family protein; amino-acid sequence: MPLTAFALNCTLKASDDAEKSSTDRLLADLLAAMVPHGVRGEIVRALDHDVKPGVLSDMGEGDGWPQLRRKILDADIFVLGLPIWLGQPSSVAKRILERMDAFLSETDKQGRMPAAGKVAIVAIVGNEDGAHACHAACFQALNDVGFTIPANGGVYWVGQAMGDVNYVDLPGTPEAVVEMIEMTASNAAHLASVLKERQYRGVGK
- a CDS encoding ATP-dependent DNA ligase, with product MEAKAADALPGDDGLWQYEPKWDGFRCLAFKGAASVDLRAKSGKPLGRYFPEITTLLRDLDTQSFVLDGEIVIEVNGDPSFEALQMRLHPAESRIRMLSAQTPARLVLFDILADPDGGIMLDKSLTERRAAIERFVMRSGVSSLRLSPRTTDVTTARRWLGEAGHGSTDGVVAKLLMDPYRPGERTMIKVKRLRTADCVVGGFRYLTGSSQVGSLLLGLYDDHGKLDHVGFTSTIGKDDRAEITAKLENLRGGPGFTGKAPGGPSRWSTERSGEWEPVRPELVVEVRFDHVTGNRFRHGTKLLRWRPDKAPRQCGFEQIE
- a CDS encoding DHA2 family efflux MFS transporter permease subunit; translation: MTGQATAQAGESRSAAGGRNPWLIAIVVSIATFMLVLDTSIANVALRNIAGSLAAGMDESTWIITTYLVANSVIIPISGWLAGVIGRKRYYMICVATFTLASLLCGLAPNLEMLILFRILQGLGGGGMAPSEQSILADTFPPEKRSQAFALYGIAVIVAPTVGPTIGGWLTDHFSWHWIFFINVPFGIMSLALVQWLLVEPDVLERERQERLKDGLKIDWIGFIFVVLALGSLEIFLDEGQRNDWFASGFITTFAVISAVSFFFLIPWEFRHRDPIVDMRLVFTRQFGTSFLVMMAVGAVLFSTTQILPQLQQTTFDYTATLSGLSMMPGGIAMLMLMPISGFASGFVQPKYLIMIGMSAVAVGLWHLTSLSPNAGFSYFTYARIFITVGLPFLFIPISTAAYVGLPPQKTNQASALINVARNIGGSVGVSLSNTVVAQNAQLHQTHLIGNTAQSSPVYQQMLRRMTDYFVAQGSPAVEAKVQAVGWIGQTIGRQATLLAYVDLFRYSAIATALLVPLALLLRSPKSSSSAK
- a CDS encoding cysteine hydrolase family protein; the protein is MSAPGLAYGPLGDHCAHLCVDMQRLFAEPSEWATPWITRVLPRIVSLAERYPSQTIFTRFLPARRPGQGTGTWKRYYERWASMTIDRIGEEMIELLPPLAACCPPAIVVDKHIYSPWPEGHLHTLLSSRRIDTLVITGGETDVCVLATVLGAIDIGYRVVLVTDALCSSSDATHDALMTVYHQRFAQQVETVEMETVLSNWT